Proteins from a single region of Alloscardovia omnicolens:
- a CDS encoding glutamate ABC transporter substrate-binding protein yields the protein MKNYVRKAVAAAVAVFSLVSFAACGARSSSRTEHRITIGIKFDQPGVGFKKGGTYTGFDVSVARYIANYMGYEDYEIVWKEAPSKQREAMLQNNDVDMILASYSITDDRKKTVDFGGPYFVAGQDLLVRSDNTTIKGPQDLDGKRLCSVTGSTSAVVIKERYSSKVQLMEQPGYAECATALFSDIVDAVTTDNIILAGLAANSRGRLKLVSAPFTQEYYGVGIHKGNTGLASQINAAINDMVSTGAWEQAIKDNTRGTGFTPDSKYNPPKAFEGEGK from the coding sequence ATGAAGAATTATGTACGTAAAGCTGTGGCAGCTGCTGTTGCTGTTTTCAGTCTTGTTTCTTTTGCTGCTTGTGGCGCACGCTCAAGTAGTAGAACAGAACATAGAATTACTATTGGTATTAAATTTGATCAGCCAGGTGTAGGATTCAAAAAAGGTGGAACATACACCGGTTTCGATGTATCTGTAGCTCGTTACATTGCTAACTATATGGGCTATGAGGACTATGAAATCGTATGGAAAGAAGCTCCATCTAAGCAGCGTGAAGCCATGTTGCAGAATAATGATGTGGACATGATTTTAGCTTCATACTCCATTACCGATGATCGCAAAAAGACTGTTGATTTTGGCGGTCCATATTTTGTAGCTGGTCAAGATTTGCTGGTGCGCTCCGACAACACAACCATTAAAGGTCCTCAGGACTTAGATGGAAAGCGTCTGTGCTCCGTTACAGGTTCCACCTCCGCAGTGGTCATCAAAGAGCGTTATTCCTCAAAAGTTCAGTTGATGGAACAGCCAGGTTATGCAGAGTGCGCAACTGCTTTGTTCTCCGACATCGTAGATGCAGTTACCACAGATAACATTATTCTGGCAGGTTTGGCTGCAAATTCTCGAGGACGCTTAAAGCTTGTCTCTGCTCCATTCACTCAAGAATATTATGGTGTGGGCATTCATAAAGGCAACACAGGCTTAGCTAGCCAGATTAATGCTGCAATCAATGACATGGTCAGCACTGGTGCATGGGAACAAGCTATTAAAGATAACACTCGTGGAACTGGTTTCACTCCTGATTCGAAATATAATCCGCCAAAGGCATTTGAAGGGGAGGGGAAATAA
- a CDS encoding ABC transporter permease subunit (The N-terminal region of this protein, as described by TIGR01726, is a three transmembrane segment that identifies a subfamily of ABC transporter permease subunits, which specificities that include histidine, arginine, glutamine, glutamate, L-cystine (sic), the opines (in Agrobacterium) octopine and nopaline, etc.), translating to MTAIFQLFSEYDVLGAFWVNIQLTFWSAVIATVLGVFLIMMRISPISSMRGFAAGYCEFFKNMPLTIIMVFMVLGVFGQLKVSFSDTFSVNFFWLAVVGLGVYTAAFVCESLRSGINTVPVGQAEASRALGLTFMQSATQIILPQAIRGAVAPLGNTLIALLKNSTVAAAASVATETSSLMSSMIEFHSEHIIGIFLIFAVGYLILIIPIGLLTTYLSNRLAVRR from the coding sequence ATGACTGCTATTTTTCAATTATTTTCTGAATATGACGTCTTAGGCGCGTTTTGGGTCAATATTCAACTCACCTTCTGGTCTGCTGTTATTGCCACCGTTCTTGGCGTTTTCCTTATTATGATGCGTATTAGCCCGATTTCGTCCATGCGTGGCTTTGCTGCCGGATATTGCGAATTCTTCAAGAATATGCCATTAACAATCATCATGGTGTTCATGGTGTTGGGCGTATTTGGGCAGTTAAAAGTGAGCTTCTCTGATACTTTCAGCGTGAACTTCTTCTGGCTTGCTGTTGTTGGTTTGGGTGTGTATACAGCTGCTTTTGTATGTGAATCCTTGCGAAGCGGTATCAATACAGTTCCAGTGGGGCAAGCTGAAGCATCGCGAGCATTGGGCTTGACCTTTATGCAATCCGCAACTCAGATTATTCTGCCGCAAGCTATCCGCGGTGCAGTGGCGCCATTGGGAAATACCTTGATTGCATTACTGAAGAACTCTACCGTTGCAGCAGCTGCATCCGTGGCGACTGAAACCTCCAGTTTGATGAGCAGCATGATTGAGTTCCATTCAGAACACATTATTGGTATCTTCTTAATCTTTGCTGTAGGTTATTTGATTCTGATTATTCCTATTGGTTTGCTGACTACTTACTTGTCTAACCGATTGGCGGTGCGTCGATGA
- a CDS encoding amino acid ABC transporter permease produces MKNQDTSTKLLFDEPGPRGRRRIRILNWVASVLLVLAAVFVLLRLHNPPQGENQLSWELWKPALDLEAWTDFYLPGLGLTLGASITGIIGSLIFGLFFGVLRLLPNVIIRSIAGLIVEFCRAVPVLIMMVFFWRWFAGVGIKHSSYYSVVLALILYNGSVIAELVRSGVGNLPGGQREASLALGLTRTQSLMSIEVPQAIFAMLPATVTQLVVALKDTALGSIILYTDLLQESRRLGSMYFNILQTLTIAAVVYFVVCWIVSRIAELMPEWIASRTSGAVEEEVVPPIAVMDATNRNQIKAAKTPRPFGGTQPVYPDHFHGSHAHNEHWVRNHYVEQDHLEHPRHYTEEAKKYTQEAMQTLGLKKKKPKNK; encoded by the coding sequence ATGAAAAATCAAGATACTTCAACTAAATTGCTCTTCGACGAGCCAGGTCCACGCGGTCGCCGTCGAATCCGCATTCTCAACTGGGTAGCATCTGTTCTTCTTGTGCTTGCAGCGGTATTTGTTTTGCTGCGCTTGCATAACCCTCCTCAGGGCGAAAATCAGTTATCGTGGGAGTTATGGAAACCCGCATTAGATTTAGAAGCATGGACTGATTTCTATCTTCCAGGCTTAGGATTGACGCTTGGAGCCTCGATAACCGGTATTATCGGTTCGCTGATTTTTGGCTTATTCTTTGGCGTTCTGCGATTGCTGCCTAATGTGATTATTCGCAGTATTGCAGGCTTGATTGTGGAATTCTGCCGCGCTGTTCCAGTGCTGATTATGATGGTTTTCTTCTGGCGTTGGTTTGCAGGAGTCGGTATTAAGCATTCCTCCTATTATTCTGTTGTCCTGGCTTTGATTCTGTATAACGGTTCGGTTATTGCGGAACTCGTGCGTTCGGGTGTGGGGAACTTGCCAGGCGGTCAGCGCGAGGCTTCTTTGGCTTTGGGATTGACTCGTACTCAGTCGCTGATGAGTATTGAAGTTCCACAGGCTATTTTTGCTATGCTTCCAGCAACAGTTACGCAGTTAGTTGTTGCTTTGAAGGATACAGCTTTGGGATCGATTATTTTATATACCGATCTGCTCCAGGAATCTCGTCGTCTGGGTTCTATGTACTTCAATATTTTGCAAACACTAACCATTGCAGCTGTAGTCTATTTTGTGGTGTGCTGGATTGTGTCCCGCATTGCAGAGCTTATGCCAGAGTGGATTGCCAGCCGTACATCTGGTGCAGTAGAAGAAGAAGTAGTGCCTCCAATTGCGGTGATGGATGCAACAAACCGGAACCAGATTAAGGCAGCAAAAACACCACGACCTTTCGGCGGCACTCAGCCAGTATATCCTGATCATTTCCATGGTTCGCACGCTCACAACGAGCATTGGGTGAGGAACCATTACGTAGAGCAGGATCATCTCGAACATCCTCGTCATTACACTGAGGAAGCTAAAAAGTACACTCAGGAAGCTATGCAAACTCTAGGTCTCAAGAAAAAGAAGCCTAAGAACAAGTGA
- the infC gene encoding translation initiation factor IF-3: MDGRGLWDVPTHSFTNGDIITEPRINDEIRTPQLRLIGPKGEQVGVVATSVALNLAREANLDLVEVAPNAKPPVAKLIDYGKYKYNEKIKAREARRNQSTAEVKEIRFRLKIDDHDFEVKKGHVERFLNGGDKVKVTIMLRGREQSRPVGGVELLQRLADEVQESGSIESRPRQDGRNIIMVLAPKGKKVQTQSEQRRRGAESRAERQARQAARLNAKREAQAQAVAEAESKLADATANKTSSQKTTSKEGSNA; this comes from the coding sequence ATGGATGGCAGGGGTCTCTGGGATGTACCCACGCATAGTTTTACGAATGGAGACATCATCACTGAACCGCGTATTAACGATGAAATTCGTACACCACAGCTACGCCTGATTGGCCCTAAAGGTGAACAGGTGGGCGTTGTTGCAACCTCTGTGGCTCTTAATCTTGCTCGTGAAGCAAATTTAGATTTAGTTGAGGTAGCACCTAATGCTAAGCCACCGGTGGCTAAACTCATCGACTATGGTAAGTACAAGTACAACGAAAAGATTAAGGCTCGTGAAGCACGCCGCAACCAAAGCACTGCTGAGGTGAAGGAAATTCGCTTCCGCCTTAAGATTGATGACCATGATTTTGAAGTGAAGAAGGGTCACGTTGAGCGATTCCTTAATGGTGGCGATAAAGTTAAAGTCACTATTATGCTTCGCGGACGTGAGCAGTCTCGTCCTGTTGGTGGCGTAGAACTTCTTCAGCGTTTAGCTGACGAAGTACAGGAGTCCGGCTCCATTGAATCTCGTCCACGTCAGGATGGTCGCAACATCATCATGGTGCTCGCACCAAAGGGCAAGAAAGTTCAGACTCAGTCTGAACAGCGCCGTCGTGGTGCAGAGTCTCGTGCAGAGCGTCAAGCCCGTCAAGCCGCTCGTCTCAATGCTAAGCGTGAAGCTCAGGCACAAGCCGTGGCTGAAGCTGAAAGCAAGCTTGCAGACGCAACTGCGAACAAGACTTCTTCCCAGAAGACGACAAGCAAGGAGGGCAGCAATGCCTAA
- the rpmI gene encoding 50S ribosomal protein L35, with protein sequence MPKMKSNSAASKRIRVTGSGKLMQAGSAMRHNLEHKSARKRRALKADQVLAPAQSKKLKGMIAK encoded by the coding sequence ATGCCTAAGATGAAAAGTAACTCCGCTGCATCTAAGCGAATCCGCGTAACTGGTTCCGGTAAGCTCATGCAGGCAGGTTCTGCAATGCGCCACAACTTGGAGCACAAGAGCGCACGTAAGCGTCGTGCTTTGAAGGCAGACCAGGTACTCGCACCAGCACAGAGCAAGAAGCTCAAGGGCATGATCGCTAAGTAA
- the rplT gene encoding 50S ribosomal protein L20: MARVKRAVNAHKKRRVVLERASGYRGQRSRLYRKAKEQLLHSFNYNFRDRKARKGDFRKLWITRINVAVRAEGITYNRFIQGLRLAGIELDRRALAELAVSDAETFKAIVEQAKAALPADVNAPVEA; the protein is encoded by the coding sequence ATGGCACGTGTAAAGCGCGCAGTTAATGCTCACAAGAAGCGTCGTGTTGTTCTCGAACGCGCTAGCGGTTACCGCGGTCAGCGTTCTCGCCTGTACCGTAAGGCAAAGGAACAGCTCCTTCACTCCTTTAACTACAACTTCCGCGACCGTAAGGCTCGCAAGGGCGACTTCCGCAAGCTGTGGATCACCCGTATCAATGTTGCAGTTCGCGCTGAAGGCATCACCTATAATCGCTTCATCCAGGGTCTTCGCTTAGCAGGCATCGAACTCGATCGCCGTGCTTTGGCTGAGCTCGCTGTAAGCGATGCAGAGACCTTCAAGGCAATTGTGGAGCAGGCTAAGGCAGCTCTTCCAGCTGACGTAAACGCTCCAGTTGAGGCTTAA